A region of the Halostella limicola genome:
ACGCGTTCGCGCGCGAGGCCGGCGTCCTCGGCCCACTCCGCGACCTCGGTGAGGTCCTCGCTGGCCTCGGTGTGCAACTGGACGGCGCAACCGACCTCCGCCCCGCGTTCGAACGCGCGGCGCATGACCGCGTTCGAGGCCTCCCACACCGCGTCCGAGACGTCGTAGTGCGGGCGACCGGACTTCAGCGCCACGGCGGGGCCGTCCGCGACGTACTCCGCGGCGACGTCGATACCCGCCTGCATCAGGTCGCGGGCCTCGTCGGGGGAGAAGTCCCGCTCGTCCACGAGGCGAGAGATCAGGCCGGGATGGACGCCGAGCACCGGCCACGCGGTGCCGTCGAGCTCCTCGCTCGCCCGCTCGACGACCTCGATTGTCCGTTCGAACACCGCCCGGAAGTCCTCGCCGACCTGCGCTTCGACGCCGAGGTGCCAGGACGGCTTGTTCACGACGAGCAGATGGGTGCCGCCGCTGCGCCCGAAGTCCTTCGCCGCCTCGACGCCGCGGGCGTTGTCCGGGTCGAGGTGGAGGTGGTTGTCCAGCACCGGGGTGTCGAGATCCGTCATCGCTTCTCCCTCCGCGTTCGAGCGCCGAAAAGATTCAGTTTCGGTCGGCCCGCGGCGGCCGCCCGTCAGCCCTCGACGACGACCGCCTCGTCCGCGGCGTTGCCGAGCGCGTCCGACCGGCCGTGCTCGCCCGGCGCGATAGCGAGCGTTTGCACCCCGTGCCGGCCGGCCGTCTCCACGACCGGCTTGAAGTCCGTGTCGCGCGAGGCGACGGCCAGCGCGTCGATGGTGCCCTCGACCACCGCCGCGGTCGCGTCGACGGCGAGTTTCACGTCCACGTCGCCGCTGGTGACGACCACCTCGTACCCCCGCGCCTCCGCGGCCTGGATGAGGCCGGGCGTCGCGTGTTCGTCCACGTATAGTCGCGTGATCGCGAGGTCCCCCTCCGCCGCGGCGGCGTCGCGCACGTCGTCCAGGTCGACGTCGAACTCGTCTCTGAGCACGTTCGGCCCGTCCACGAACAGGCCGACGCGCGTCCGGCCGTCGCCCTCCCCCACCAGCCGACGCAGTAGTCCGTTCATGATTCGCGGTTGACCGCTGAACACGATAGGCGTAGCGATGTCGCGTCGTCCGCACCCGACGACCGCTCCCCGAACACCTTGGCGCGGTTAAAAACGCACCCCCCGTTCACAGTCGGAGACGTCCGTCGTACACGAGCGGGATTCTGGTAAACATACAGGTAATTTTTATTCCCATTATCATTTTATATATGAATTAGAAAATTTTAAATTAATAGATAGCAAAAATTGCCGACGCCATGTCAAACGATGGCACCCCCTCATGGTCACGACGTTCGTTTCTCAAAACCACCGGTGCGATGGGAGCGGCCGGCGCTCTCGGCGGAGTCGCGTCGGCGACTCCGGGCAGACCGCCCGGTCCACGCGAAGACGAGATCCTCGTCGGCGTCTCCGCCGCGTCGACGATGGACGACGTGCAGGCGCAGGTGGAACGCGAGATACCGGACGACGCGGAGGTCGTCCACCGCAACGAGACGCTTGGCTATATGGCGGTTCGCCTGCCCGACCGCGCCAGCACGCAGGCGCGGGAGTCCGTCAAGTCCGCGATGGCGAACCGAAACGGCGTCCGCTACGCGGAGGACAACGCGACATACCACGCGCTGGCCCAGCCGAACGACCCCCGGTAC
Encoded here:
- a CDS encoding TatD family hydrolase, with protein sequence MTDLDTPVLDNHLHLDPDNARGVEAAKDFGRSGGTHLLVVNKPSWHLGVEAQVGEDFRAVFERTIEVVERASEELDGTAWPVLGVHPGLISRLVDERDFSPDEARDLMQAGIDVAAEYVADGPAVALKSGRPHYDVSDAVWEASNAVMRRAFERGAEVGCAVQLHTEASEDLTEVAEWAEDAGLARERVVKHYAAGRLAGPTPSVMSEKDRLEVAAESGAPFLMETDYVDDPDRPGAVMGPRTVPRRVRWLLEEGYDDAVRRAHVETPKRVYGIDTEATLDGD
- a CDS encoding NYN domain-containing protein; this translates as MNGLLRRLVGEGDGRTRVGLFVDGPNVLRDEFDVDLDDVRDAAAAEGDLAITRLYVDEHATPGLIQAAEARGYEVVVTSGDVDVKLAVDATAAVVEGTIDALAVASRDTDFKPVVETAGRHGVQTLAIAPGEHGRSDALGNAADEAVVVEG